TGTGGTTTGGGCGTTGTTTGCATCAGGCGCGATCGCTCTTTGTTCGATTTGACGTAATTCTTCATCGTCAATCAAGCTGGCAACCTCATCGGCAGTGGATTGCGCCACTTCTTGCGGGTCGCCAAAGTCCACCATATACGGCTTCCAATACCGTTCCATGACATAATCAGCCCCAGTTTCGGTAACTGCCCGTTGCAAGGCTTGCGAAAACCGGTCCGGTAACGCTGCCCTGGCTTCTTCGCCGTCGCTGCCGTTTGCCCGCACTTGTATGGGAATATCGCGAAATATCTGGATGGCAACTTCTACCTGTCCCAAATTTTCCTTGGGTTGCCCTTGGGATGGTGTTTCTTGGGAGGTTTCCTGGTTCGACGAAGAACTCAAAACATCTTCCGACCCTTCAGCCACCCCAAGTATGTTACCAGCAGCCGCCAGAATGGATTCCCAATCGGCACTGCCTTCTCGCGTTAGGGTGATAAAATCTTGAATCAGAAACAGCGATCGCACGCCATCGATATCGAGTAACTGACCAATGGGTTCGGGTACGTTGCTGGTATCGTCACCTGGGGAGAGGGTAATGGATTTGGATGCCAATTGCTCGTCAAGATTGAGCTTCATACAATTGGGACTGGGTGTGGTTTCGATCGATCGCAGTTTCATGAAAACCCTCGTTTTTATGGCTTCTACATGCGCTTTTTATAATTGTAACCAACTGGGAACCATGGCTCTTGTTGGCAATTGTCATTTTTTAGTCACGATCGCTGGGTAACCTAGAACATAGATAGTTCAACCTCGCACAATCGATAGCCCACCATGCGGATTTTGCTTGTTGAAGACGATCCGGAACAACTCGAACCCCTGCACGCTGCTTTAAGCCGGTCGGGGCATATTGTCGATGCTGTTGAAGACGGGGCGACGGCGCGGTGGTTGCTGGGAGAAAAAGAATACGATATGCTTATTATCGATTGGATGCTT
The window above is part of the Geitlerinema sp. PCC 9228 genome. Proteins encoded here:
- a CDS encoding virulence factor — its product is MKLRSIETTPSPNCMKLNLDEQLASKSITLSPGDDTSNVPEPIGQLLDIDGVRSLFLIQDFITLTREGSADWESILAAAGNILGVAEGSEDVLSSSSNQETSQETPSQGQPKENLGQVEVAIQIFRDIPIQVRANGSDGEEARAALPDRFSQALQRAVTETGADYVMERYWKPYMVDFGDPQEVAQSTADEVASLIDDEELRQIEQRAIAPDANNAQTTASLPQSALLEELKHPNWKRRLKALQQLEANEETFSAIAAALTDERSTIRRWSAAILGASESADALEPLARAVLSDKSPVVRRTAGDALSDLANPKAIPTMCQALQDSSKLVRWRAARFLNEIGDESALDTLRQTAETEPEFDVRVEINAAIERIEGGGDKQMPMWMRLAGVDSSESQS